A region of Ferruginibacter albus DNA encodes the following proteins:
- a CDS encoding winged helix-turn-helix domain-containing protein has protein sequence MGGILILLFITIICVAFSITGSDNFDFARREILLRRIGHEILLQSGDSTSRVLPVKKITENEYQISFENAFTFQPEFLVNTTQRLLAQDPLASDYVVNVLNCANAGVAYGYAISKNKKDDIVACIGRRQPIACYMINIKFKPTGIITAKNGYLLGSLIVLALVGFIFLRPVKPRKDLPDSQHTGIFTLGAMLFNTETRKLMANGKTIDLTKTETRVLSIFASSPNEAIERSRLQKEIWEDEGVIVGRSLDMFISKLRKKLEFDPNIRIVVIRGKGYKLEISA, from the coding sequence ATGGGCGGAATATTAATACTATTGTTTATCACTATAATCTGCGTGGCTTTCAGCATAACCGGCAGCGATAATTTTGATTTTGCCCGAAGAGAAATTTTGCTTCGCCGAATCGGACATGAAATACTCCTTCAATCGGGCGACAGTACATCACGGGTACTACCGGTAAAAAAAATCACCGAAAATGAATACCAGATCAGCTTTGAGAATGCGTTTACTTTTCAACCCGAATTCCTGGTAAATACTACTCAACGTTTGTTAGCGCAGGACCCGCTTGCAAGTGATTACGTTGTTAATGTACTGAACTGTGCCAATGCCGGTGTAGCTTATGGATATGCTATATCAAAAAATAAGAAAGATGATATTGTTGCCTGTATAGGAAGAAGGCAACCCATAGCGTGTTACATGATTAATATTAAATTCAAACCGACAGGAATAATTACAGCAAAGAATGGATATCTTCTGGGCAGCCTGATAGTTTTAGCATTGGTTGGATTTATTTTTTTAAGACCTGTTAAGCCACGGAAGGATTTACCTGACAGTCAGCATACTGGTATATTTACTTTAGGGGCAATGTTGTTTAATACGGAGACTCGTAAGCTAATGGCAAACGGAAAGACTATAGACTTGACCAAAACAGAGACCCGTGTACTAAGCATTTTCGCGTCGTCTCCTAACGAAGCTATAGAGCGAAGCAGGCTGCAAAAAGAGATATGGGAAGATGAAGGTGTTATAGTAGGTCGCAGTCTGGACATGTTTATTTCAAAACTTAGAAAAAAACTGGAGTTTGATCCCAATATCAGGATTGTTGTCATACGCGGTAAGGGATATAAGCTTGAAATCAGCGCTTAA